The following coding sequences are from one Gossypium raimondii isolate GPD5lz chromosome 4, ASM2569854v1, whole genome shotgun sequence window:
- the LOC105779976 gene encoding uncharacterized protein LOC105779976 has translation MAEESIGSPVTLDISGSDRGNLRRNSLAVADSVSSREKTLPRYLRASTGSCHDFCKYGKKHESEEIARHPFRKRIVKKLCDEPNLFRSLDLVQRKLTSTTESKSFPNSQSHTPDMPDTIELQLPTCSPSGNNSRIHGVQLKKEKTSAAKLKSKHPPNFRSRHKSSDVVTAGVSTNSSNSQIPRNDEVLLEEKKTSIAKLRSSPNLKSRSSDASKVMQKGGSTSSKKVGISSKEVSSKPNDKNFSKALGTSSKPKSQAEKLPLVSAPSGASSVKRNSGSSDTKMGKRTVTSKVAVKKALASPRASLSPRASLARATSLTARKNLNLKVVPLQKNQNKVEKAESEQPPDEQKVRNNNALEEKTLYVIKMETENMLLESDKNENCAAELPPPVALSPKSSSLTMSPPLSSHGGRDEDESEYTEDDSDSEYYEDDEDETVNTEEVEHLERENGGRSRKGRMVFSEEKDSRPVKLSFRRGKVVDIQTENNGPRRLKFRRGRLLGVNQNIKAERRTFRTREVDGDMNDNEPGGEKVVLRHQGLQGKKDEKGLFNNVIEETASKLVETRKSKVKALVGAFETVISLQDGKPSSNTVT, from the coding sequence ATGGCTGAGGAGAGTATTGGTTCACCGGTGACACTAGATATTTCTGGGTCAGACAGGGGCAATTTGAGAAGAAACTCCTTGGCAGTAGCAGATTCGGTGAGCAGCAGAGAAAAAACTCTTCCTCGTTATTTGAGAGCTTCTACCGGTTCGTGTCATGATTTCTGCAAATATGGAAAGAAGCATGAATCTGAAGAGATCGCTAGACATCCTTTCCGGAAGAGGATTGTGAAAAAGCTGTGTGATGAGCCAAATTTATTTCGGAGCTTAGACTTAGTGCAGAGGAAGCTGACATCCACAACTGAATCCAAATCTTTTCCCAATTCCCAATCTCATACCCCTGATATGCCTGACACCATTGAGCTTCAGTTGCCCACTTGCTCTCCCAGTGGAAATAATTCTAGGATACATGGTGTTCagttgaagaaagaaaagacaTCAGCTGCAAAGCTTAAGTCTAAACATCCACCCAATTTCCGTAGTCGCCACAAAAGCTCTGATGTTGTCACGGCTGGAGTGTCGACAAACTCTTCCAACAGCCAAATTCCTAGGAATGATGAAGTACTGTTGGAGGAAAAAAAGACATCAATTGCAAAGCTCAGATCTTCACCCAATTTGAAATCCCGCTCATCCGATGCCTCGAAAGTCATGCAGAAGGGTGGATCAACATCTTCTAAGAAAGTAGGAATCTCTTCGAAAGAAGTCTCATCGAAACCTAATGACAAAAACTTTTCTAAAGCACTTGGTACTTCTTCGAAGCCGAAATCTCAGGCAGAAAAGCTTCCTTTGGTTTCTGCCCCTTCAGGAGCTTCAAGTGTTAAGAGAAACAGTGGAAGTAGTGATACAAAGATGGGGAAGAGGACTGTGACCTCCAAAGTAGCTGTAAAGAAAGCATTGGCATCGCCAAGAGCCTCATTGTCTCCAAGAGCTTCTCTCGCTAGAGCTACAAGTCTAACTGCAAGGAAGAACCTAAACTTAAAAGTTGTGCCTCTACAGAAGAATCAGAACAAAGTTGAAAAGGCTGAATCAGAGCAACCTCCCGATGAACAAAAGGTACGCAATAACAACGCACTTGAAGAGAAAACCCTGTATGTGATCAAGATGGAGACAGAAAATATGTTGTTGGAAtctgataaaaatgaaaattgtgcTGCTGAATTGCCTCCACCTGTTGCTTTATCTCCCAAGTCATCCTCCCTTACAATGTCTCCACCTTTGTCATCACATGGTGGGAGAGATGAAGATGAGTCTGAGTATACAGAGGATGACTCGGACTCTGAATATtatgaagatgatgaagatgaaacTGTAAATACTGAAGAAGTAGAACATTTGGAACGAGAAAATGGCGGAAGGTCCAGAAAGGGTAGGATGGTATTCTCTGAAGAAAAGGATAGCCGGCCTGTGAAATTATCTTTTAGGAGAGGAAAGGTTGTTGACATTCAGACTGAGAATAATGGTCCAAGGAGGCTCAAGTTCAGGCGAGGAAGATTACTTGGGGTCAACCAAAATATTAAGGCTGAGCGGAGAACCTTTAGGACAAGAGAAGTTGATGGCGACATGAATGACAATGAACCTGGTGGGGAAAAAGTTGTTTTGAGACACCAGGGTTTGCagggaaagaaagatgaaaagggTTTGTTTAACAATGTCATCGAAGAAACTGCTAGTAAACTCGTTGAAACCCGGAAAAGTAAGGTTAAGGCCTTGGTTGGTGCTTTTGAAACCGTCATCTCCCTCCAAGACGGCAAACCTTCATCAAACACCGTCACTTGA